The Oryza brachyantha chromosome 7, ObraRS2, whole genome shotgun sequence genomic interval aaacaaatttcTGTTGTGCCCTAACACAcggcacgtacgtacgtacaaaAGAATCCGTTCTGTTGTTAGCCGAAAGCTAGACAAGCgcattttctcaaaaaatttgagtataaattttgatacatagagttattttcttaaaaatggtaaaaattgCCCTTAAAATTAACCCCACCTGGAAGAACCGTGCAAGAGGCCATGTTCTCTTCTCGTCGGGATTTTCAGGTTttctaattatctaatttagTGAGAGCTACTGAGGGTATAAACGaacaaattaactactacaagttttactttagaaatatcaaATGGCAAACTTGTATCTATAAATTGTTTACCAAACATACCATTTAGGAGTTTATTAAGTGTGGTTTATGATAATTCCATAAtcaaaaatgagaaaagaacACGGACACGGTAGTTGAAATGCCGAATGATATCAACTGGGGAAGCCCTGAGATGACATAGTACACCATTAATTTCTGAGAGGAAGTACGTACCTGCAAGAAAAGGATTGGTTagctccctcctttttcccaGTATAAATAGCCCCTCAGCTGCCTGAAACATTCATCGAACCGAGCTCAGTGAGCGCAACAACTGAAACCAGTGTTCTCAGAGCATACGCGCACAGCCACACAGCAATGGCCGCGAACTTGCTCGCCAACTATGTCCAAGTCAACGTCATGCTCCCCGTAAGCAAACTAGCTCGCTCTTTTTGGGCAAAAATCTAACTCTAGTCACTCACAAACCTGGCGATATATATgaacacacacaaacactACACATCTTGATCAAACGAGCTGTgcctatgcatgcatgccactaACCTTTACTTCCATTGCGAGATGTGTTGTGCAGCTGGACGCGGTGAGCGTCGACAACAAGTTCGAGAAGGGCGACGAGATCCGGGCGCAGCTGAGGAAGCTGAGGGAggccggcgtcgacggcgtcaTGGTGGACGTGTGGTGGGGGCTGGTGGAGGGGGAGGCACCCGGGGCGTACGACTGGGACGCCTACAGGCAGCTGTTCGGGGCGGTGCGGGACGCCGGGCTGAAGCTGCAGGCCATCATGTCGTTCCACCAGTGCGGCGGCAacgtcggcgacgtcgtcaACATCCCGATCCCGAGGTGGGTGCgcgacgtcggcgagggcgacccGGACATCTTCTACACCAACCGCGGCGGGGCGAGGAACGTCGAGTACCTCACCCTTGGGGTGGACGACCAGCCTCTCTTCCATGGGAGAACCGCCATCCAGGTTGAGCTGATATGATAAGATAGACCCACCATCTGCACTGCACAttgatgaattttagaagaaaatgAGACAGGTTTTTGATTTGGTTATATTCACTAATGGTCAAGGCAGAAAGCTTTAACCTAAGTAGCATCCAAGGTTTTGTGTACAAATCTTCGTAGgaacatgaattttagattaggTTATTTAAGGAGCTAAGTTTTCTACTTTGGCTAAGCccgaattaaaaaaaaatggatgcatATATCCAATGGGTAAAATatccttctctaaaaaaaaaagaaaccttTGACTCTTCTCTCCTGTTTGTGGCTGTGACAGATGTATGCTGACTACATGAAGAGCTTCAGGGAGAACATGGCTGAGTTCTTGGATGCTGGTGTTATTGTGGACATTGAGGTGGGGCTTGGACCAGCTGGAGAGATGAGATACCCTTCCTATCCCCAGAGCCAGGGATGGGTGTTCCCAGGCATTGGAGAGTTCATTGTGAGTGTTCTTTAGTCTTTAGACTCTTTACCAATGTAAAGATTcttctgcatgcatgccctcACTTCATAAACaagtactctctccatccaaaaaaaccaacttttcgatttttgtgtcaaacgtttgaccatctgtcttatttgaaaaaatttcaagaaatttttaaaaaaattagtcaaacataaaatactattaatgttttatcatctaataaaaataaaattattaatcataaaaaattttgaataagccgaagagttaaacattatatctaaaaactgaaaaattgatttattttgggacagaggagTAGCTGATAAAAAAGATTCCTCCATGTGATGACTGATGAGATGACCAAGGACAACAATCTTGGTCCAATTGCTGATCTCTTTCAGATAAAGTTCATTGGGAAATGAGCACAGATATTAAAGTAAATCTTGTTCACAAAGATGTTAGGATGGAAAACATTACTAACAGCAAAAGCAACAAAAGCATAGGAaatcaaatgctaaaaaaatctgCTAAACCGATATGAATTGGAATGAGACGACTGAAAAACTGTAGTTATTCACTGTTCTAaatgttattaaaatatataaaaaaactgcaGTGCTATGATAAATACCTGGAGGCAGATTTCAAAGCAGAAGCAGCAAAGGCTGGGCATCCTGAGTGGGAATTGCCTGACGATGCTGGAGAGTACAATGACACTCCCGAGAAGACCCAGTTCTTCGCGGATAATGGAACATATGTCACTGAGAAGGGGAAGTTCTTCCTCACTTGGTACTCCAACAAGCTGATCAAACATGGAGACAAGATCTTGGATGAAGCAAACAAGGTCTTCTTGGGATGCAGAGTGCAGCTGGCAATCAAAGTAAGTATGATGCCAAAGATCTCAGCTAATTATAGTAGATCATTCTAAAGAATTAATTCAATGATTTCAAATGTGAAGGTGTGATAGCTTAGCAACAACAAATACTCAACAATGAAAATTAGACTAAGAGCTAGGTGACTAAGCAAGAGATGTATAAGGTTCCATTAAATTATCAAATCTATATAACATACATGAGAGTATGAGACATGCTCCAATGTTTGCTGGCAGATCTCCGGCATTCACTGGTGGTACAGGGTTCCGAACCATGCAGCTGAGCTCACAGCTGGATACTACAA includes:
- the LOC102716428 gene encoding beta-amylase Tri a 17, yielding MAANLLANYVQVNVMLPLDAVSVDNKFEKGDEIRAQLRKLREAGVDGVMVDVWWGLVEGEAPGAYDWDAYRQLFGAVRDAGLKLQAIMSFHQCGGNVGDVVNIPIPRWVRDVGEGDPDIFYTNRGGARNVEYLTLGVDDQPLFHGRTAIQMYADYMKSFRENMAEFLDAGVIVDIEVGLGPAGEMRYPSYPQSQGWVFPGIGEFICYDKYLEADFKAEAAKAGHPEWELPDDAGEYNDTPEKTQFFADNGTYVTEKGKFFLTWYSNKLIKHGDKILDEANKVFLGCRVQLAIKISGIHWWYRVPNHAAELTAGYYNLDNRDGYRTIARMLTRHRACVNFTCAEMRDSEQSSEAKSAPEELVQQVLSAGWREGLNVACENALGRYDATAYNTILRNARPTGINKNGPPEHKLFGFTYLRLSDELLEGQNYSTFKTFVKRMHANLDHNSNVDPLEPLKRSKPEMPIGKILQAAYPKLEPFPFDENTDLPV